In one Andrena cerasifolii isolate SP2316 chromosome 2, iyAndCera1_principal, whole genome shotgun sequence genomic region, the following are encoded:
- the LOC143366006 gene encoding uncharacterized protein LOC143366006 isoform X1 — protein MTEANVVDPSREELGERSANRMSQSEDAYAPEEPTPDIPISLLDIQMPETPESTKGQASDGDTPRLESPRLLKPVLGKVQAKKRLMAFANKFNVLPKVQNKSNLIQTQSAKVSKAKPGDGKSVLNDTGAGLNLDPESMQQFHNRHSVGGKSKKKPEEKILAIEEIRREESKSKMLLAEAMAAASLDEENYANRNGQNLLENVKSIRERSRQDDISVSRKSTSKSSMENRYSERRRYGREERRDSTSRDSKDYNGSKERYYKVSHDREQRRREKDKRDDKDKRDDAGKYEEARDRRDDEKDKKDNEKDRWEDLKDKKVSREKKENFREKRSDSRERSSEVRDKKEKERDKDKGKEKDIMNSSSWVELKKCGITMDDMIDIRRHDYSERSTKNRTAEDYLRYFEQMLMLSDCRLKRYAFAAEGLDGPKEYPPESVRVTKRGRPQLLYSENPRLSLFLNRQQILQTVTTDRREKMKDIYEADFARDNPEEAEKPLRVRNWYPKAGMCKSSEKANWQFPINVQLPRSKWDSEDEDRLSNDIEKQQGSKAKPDAPTLDREREACSPRSVMAEEDISDDKKATDEDNESTSVKQVDNNEQSTSPVLQSAGNEKLASEYEQFMKMVCTDIPKSEDFSPKTVPVKSTSPSSYHEFNIETNLPEDNNFTFVEHVTSEQLEKGDGAKVDDQFKSKEIRQNVEKVSQIVEEQISSSSSHVEVQDRARESEERREKSESEDSRSIPSDWENVRIKVERLSDENSDTREPRKKRRRKKVTSSSESSSTSSSSDSEDDGKRKRRKRKLSNSNDSSYSDSDSSESSSSSSSDSSSSDDKRKKRRKKKRKAEKRKKKAKRIAKTKKKRRRKVSSDSSNSDSSDDRRKKRVSASKKSKQKREFSEKHDDNEDIIKTIQKSPLGSSSPESEKLTHSQTPTKKIKEEAKSESRKRSSEKHDIWSKEQELARKVMSDDSVCSKTHKDEKKRTKADERYMEEWEMDASIEKMETSEAEKKDERSKEERSKKEERLQEMCSSIGKEMPQGSSKSEEDSDAKKKKKKEKEKRSSNEFLADWEKDSDRISKQKEKWGETEFDTLNVPSLTQLEREVSKRQLLADEWEVDSLEAVPDLTINKRKSRGSKKVEKEVRYDKKTDTYISIEKETSRECKKRQDRLSAMRIWEEEEEEGEREAMLLMEQKSKRKRDEWDIEEESFLREKSERKEDLEDNICTIDIHKEVNAVSNDIDTPMKLDPVTVKKSKKSRWDIASQSDEKIELKAPVMWEEECAEWTTINKFERQNDKVTLERCDSIIPKTKIKDEDIGIADQQSRKAMSKSSDLIDLFARKSEDVDLLDSSWTSEELKKNKPRIKGLESSSELDVFFDEAKEPLPMPITKEQTVEQLKDMFDIDVKLSNKNIELYSPSSPALSQKSEDMETFNDSTSNSLNLREDLMQEKLKQETLVKSDEESLSVPNIPLQIKYREGKYAKPVVTKEEFEELLGVQAQDHSSQKKYDEIKSSEALIGDLPINEPCPDASNYKPQQMDIFAEYETEEFRGKSSTKSVEVVSSSSTKGEETTEGKAALKLIPKQLLIRRNNERVKSKLISDDPIQHAAALLTIQKKLRESNIAKNDEKDIACEESTGEFKIECEKTTITDPPVADIAPKEQTTITDVKVDSRDLSITVKTSITTKAESSSTVKLDFNRIDEYKSTDKEIIKTEELKKPRPLASKDICDTEAQSRSPSREQRKKSPSKKENERRISERGKEKRDKKFDDRDRGDRRDSRGSKDYAESRRRSSPSSNRNRRRRSVSPRTSWETERSRSESHSRSWSRSRSKSPKRKDDSVASSSRDKRQSRIDEDRSGRSRTDDRRERSTRSPPRSNSAPYNKDHFKKYGSTKERDDWSRRKYDSMERDRDKEGRPYDPMEVLRERNTDPERHREGRFRDEAERSFWPFESENVLRDGNESLDSYPNGQELDLDYEEKAYYRDDSLERDIMEGPLRQMSKYKQSRRSRSTTRRDRQWEKDREPADLERHGHGRRAEKLPPPRGRSPPRARRSPPRAQHDRFRRSSRSRSRSWSRSRSRTRSRSRSRTRSRSRSTSRSRLMRSRSRSRSGSRSRTRSTSRSRLRSPDHGLRLIDRSRSSRSPSVGRGRGRDSSRERKDDDMKLEICGERGRRIETIVQSVSGLSRDPNALDSDMHMSDNLESVASSFQYANENAVANEYYYSENNLTYPPCIDDSTTSSPKRLSLDDRLELELGIKKQQDSAGVSNEYPDSFNANVCYPSPPPQQQMLYRQQPTVLQVGNVLQVVPADFNGVPAVRREPTSSAAGPIVRGSSQVVRVGNVLQVVPTSLDWSGVQPSPVEQPAAMMYPATVPQPSPIPSATISVPVPVPVPMPVPVPAAISTPTPVSTLSPVPLPISVSVPVPVPGPVPIPSVPVPPATFPRPEVAPPKAPAQPVYNYEAILETRRKEREERKRLREMRRKEKERRRIERINRRALQLLEKSNMRQSDSQQKSLDSSVLKALRESEEQTEVEEQQPAPAVAEKEGVASTSASSAPAEEEDPGGDEDEEEEEEEEPEVEEDEEDEEEAEDYEEEEEDDDEKAASRVNSRRNEAEDVAVASTSEASTSQVEAGSKEWLDLPPAPLKGILVAPGFRRSTIPNGNLDDLSTPENDSEDYTDKEATELDKYSESIKDEANDSKPGKSRGLFKAKTKSGKLGKRKQRSKKSVQFADGIKPGEGTSPSGGEGDMPSPPPPTSVITRDGVREIRRSSSRKSRKQEKRTRPPKAKKKVKVKIIKLKKPRVTPLTAMMMDDSDELDDRSPPPPPPGSPPPPHQWPSYLSAYNSTMRPSEPQATPATASSTVQAPPPPTPLPLLVPPPPLNYTIQPCSKA, from the exons ATGACAGAGGCGAACGTAGTTGATCCTTCCCGAG AAGAGCTGGGAGAGAGAAGCGCTAACAGAATGTCGCAGTCAGAGGATGCTTACGCCCCGGAGGAACCGACACCAGACATTCCAATATCTCTGCTCGATATACAAATGCCGGAGACACCAGAAAGTACGAAGGGTCAGGCTAGTGATGGAGACACGCCCAGGTTGGAGAGCCCTAGGCTGCTCAAACCCGTGCTAGGGAAAGTGCAGGCGAAGAAGAGATTGATGGCCTTCGCCAATAAGTTTAATGTGTTACCAAAGGTTCAAAATAAATCCAATCTAATTCAGACGCAATCCGCTAAAGTTTCCAAGGCTAAGCCAGGTGACGGGAAGTCTGTATTAAACGACACAGGCGCGGGATTAAATTTGGACCCCGAATCTATGCAGCAATTCCATAACCGTCACTCTGTTGGTGGTAAATCGAAGAAGAAGCCAG AGGAGAAGATATTGGCCATTGAAGAAATCAGGCGAGAGGAATCGAAGAGTAAAATGCTACTGGCAGAAGCTATGGCAGCAG CTAGTTTAGACGAAGAGAACTATGCGAATAGGAACGGACAGAATTTAttagaaaatgtaaaaagtataAGGGAAAGAAGTAGACAAGATGATATTAGTGTTTCTCGTAAAAGTACTTCGAAATCGTCCATGGAGAACAGATATTCCGAAAG GAGGCGTTACGGTAGAGAAGAGCGAAGAGACAGCACGAGTAGAGACTCGAAGGACTACAATGGCAGTAAAGAGCGATACTACAAGGTCTCGCACGATAGAGAACAGCGCAGGAGAGAGAAAGATAAAAGGGACGACAAAGATAAGCGAGACGATGCTGGCAAGTACGAAGAGGCTCGAGACAGAAGAGACGATGAGAAGGATAAGAAGGATAACGAGAAAGACAGGTGGGAGGATTTAAAGGACAAGAAAGTTTCgagggagaagaaggagaatttTAGAGAAAAGAGAAGCGATTCCAGAGAGAGAAGTTCGGAAGTTCGTGATAAGAAGGAGAAGGAAAGGGACAAGGATAAAGGAAAAGAGAAAGATATAATGAATTCTTCTTCGTGGGTGGAGCTAAAGAAATGTGGTATAACGATGGACGATATGATTGATATTAGAAGACACGATTACTCAGAGCGATCCACGAAGAACAG AACAGCTGAAGATTACCTACGTTATTTCGAACAAATGCTGATGTTGAGCGACTGTCGTTTGAAACGGTACGCCTTCGCTGCGGAGGGCCTCGACGGGCCTAAAGAATACCCTCCCGAGTCAGTGAGGGTGACCAAACGGGGAAGGCCTCAATTGCTGTACTCGGAGAATCCTCGCCTATCTCTCTTCCTCAATCGCCAGCAGATTCTTCAAACCGTTACCACGGACCGCCGCGAGAAGATGAAGGATATATACGAGGCGGATTTTGCACG AGACAATCCAGAGGAAGCGGAGAAGCCACTGCGTGTTCGTAATTGGTATCCAAAGGCAGGCATGTGCAAGTCCAGCGAGAAGGCTAATTGGCAGTTCCCCATCAACGTGCAGCTTCCTAGATCGAAATGGGACAGCGAAGACGAGGACAGGCTGTCGAACGACATTGAGAAACAGCAAGGCAGTAAAGCGAAGCCAGATGCTCCCACCTTGGACAGAG AACGGGAGGCATGTTCCCCACGCTCGGTTATGGCAGAGGAGGATATTAGTGACGATAAGAAGGCTACCGATGAAGATAATGAATCCACTAGCGTCAAGCAGGTTGATAATAACGAGCAATCCACGTCCCCCGTGCTACAGTCCGCTGGCAACGAGAAATTGGCATCGGAGTATGAACAGTTTATGAAAATGGTGTGCACTGATATCCCTAAGTCGGAGGACTTCTCGCCCAAAACGGTCCCGGTTAAATCCACCTCGCCGTCGAGTTACCACGAGTTTAATATAGAAACTAATTTGCCGGAGGACAATAATTTCACTTTTGTAGAGCACGTGACGTCCGAGCAATTAGAGAAGGGCGACGGAGCTAAGGTGGATGACCAGTTCAAGAGCAAGGAAATTCGTCAGAACGTGGAAAAAGTTTCGCAGATCGTGGAGGAGCAAATATCTTCGAGCAGCTCTCACGTCGAGGTGCAGGACCGCGCGAGGGAGAGCGAGGAGAGACGGGAGAAAAGCGAGTCGGAGGATTCCAGGTCGATCCCCAGCGACTGGGAGAACGTTCGAATAAAAGTGGAGCGCTTGAGCGACGAGAATTCAGACACTAGGGAgccgaggaagaagaggaggcgGAAGAAGGTGACTTCCAGCAGCGAGTCGTCTAGCACGTCGAGCTCTTCTGATTCCGAAGATGACGGgaagaggaaaaggaggaaGCGGAAGCTGTCCAACTCGAACGACTCGAGTTACTCGGACTCGGATAGCAGCgagagcagcagcagcagcagcagcgactCCTCCAGCTCGGATGACAAgcggaagaagaggaggaagaagaagcgaAAGGctgagaagaggaagaagaaagccAAGCGGATAGCCAAGACAAAGAAGAAGCGTAGAAGAAAAGTGAGCTCCGACTCCAGCAACAGCGATTCATCTGACGACAGAAGGAAGAAGAGGGTGTCCGCCAGCAAAAAGTCTAAACAGAAACGAGAGTTCAGTGAGAAGCACGATGACAACgaagatataataaaaactatacAGAAATCCCCTTTGGGATCTTCGTCGCCGGAAAGTGAGAAGCTGACGCATTCGCAGACTCCCACGAAGAAGATCAAGGAGGAGGCGAAGAGTGAATCCAGGAAAAGGTCCAGCGAGAAGCATGATATTTGGAGTAAAGAGCAGGAGCTGGCGCGGAAAGTGATGTCTGACGATAGCGTGTGCAGCAAAACCCACAAAGACGAGAAGAAGAGGACTAAAGCCGATGAGAGATACATGGAAGAGTGGGAAATGGATGCGAGCATTGAGAAAATGGAGACGTCAGAGGCGGAGAAGAAAGATGAACGGAGCAAGGAGGAACGAAGTAAAAAGGAGGAGCGTCTGCAAGAGATGTGTTCGAGCATTGGCAAAGAGATGCCACAGGGGAGttcgaagagcgaggaggatAGTGatgcgaagaagaagaagaagaaggagaaagagaagaggaGTAGCAATGAGTTTCTAGCTGATTGGGAGAAGGATAGCGATAGGATATCAAAGCAGAAAGAGAAGTGGGGCGAGACTGAATTCGACACTCTGAACGTACCATCATTGACGCAGCTGGAAAGGGAAGTGAGTAAGAGGCAATTATTGGCGGATGAGTGGGAAGTTGACAGTTTGGAAGCTGTACCGGACTTGACAATCAATAAGAGGAAATCACGCGGCTCGAAGAAAGTGGAGAAGGAAGTTCGATACGATAAGAAAACAGACACGTATATCTCTATAGAGAAGGAGACTTCGAGGGAGTGCAAGAAGAGGCAGGATCGGCTGTCCGCTATGCGAATctgggaagaggaagaggaagaaggagagaGGGAGGCTATGCTGCTGATGGAACAGAAGAGTAAGAGGAAGAGGGATGAGTGGGACATCGAGGAGGAATCGTTTTTGCGGGAAAAAAGTGAACGGAAGGAAGACTTGGAAGATAATATCTGCACGATTGATATTCACAAAGAGGTGAATGCGGTCAGCAATGATATAGATACGCCAATGAAGCTTGACCCAGTTACTGTTAAAAAGAGTAAGAAGAGTCGCTGGGACATAGCTTCGCAGTCTGATGAGAAAATAGAGCTGAAAGCTCCTGTTATGTGGGAAGAAGAGTGTGCCGAATGGACAACGATAAACAAATTTGAGCGTCAGAATGACAAAGTGACGTTAGAACGTTGTGATTCGATTATACCTAAGACCAAGATAAAAGACGAAGACATTGGCATCGCTGATCAGCAGTCAAGGAAGGCTATGTCGAAGAGCTCAGACCTTATCGACCTGTTTGCAAGGAAGTCTGAGGACGTAGACTTACTGGATTCATCTTGGACTTCCGAAGAACTTAAGAAAAACAAGCCACGAATAAAAGGTTTAGAAAGTAGTTCTGAATTAGACGTATTCTTCGACGAGGCTAAAGAACCCTTGCCAATGCCAATCACAAAGGAGCAGACCGTAGAGCAACTGAAAGACATGTTTGACATAGACGTAAAATTAagtaacaaaaatatagaattgtACAGCCCCAGTTCCCCAGCGCTGTCACAAAAGTCTGAGGACATGGAGACATTCAACGACAGCACCTCGAATTCTTTAAATCTCAGGGAGGATCTCATGCAGGAGAAGCTTAAGCAGGAAACCTTGGTCAAGTCTGACGAAGAGTCGCTCTCCGTTCCCAACATACCTCTTCAGATAAAGTATCGGGAAGGGAAGTATGCGAAGCCTGTAGTGACAAAAGAGGAGTTCGAAGAACTCTTAGGAGTGCAAGCGCAGGATCATTCATCGCAGAAGAAATATGACGAGATAAAATCTTCTGAAGCTTTAATTGGTGATCTTCCGATCAATGAACCATGCCCTGACGCGAGTAATTACAAACCACAGCAAATGGATATATTCGCTGAATATGAAactgaagagtttcgtggtaAGTCAAGCACCAAGAGCGTTGAGGTGGTGTCTTCTTCCAGCACGAAAGGAGAGGAAACGACCGAAGGAAAAGCAGCCCTGAAACTGATCCCTAAACAGCTGCTGATTCGACGCAATAACGAACGTGTGAAGTCTAAATTGATCTCAGACGATCCCATACAGCATGCTGCTGCCCTTTTGACCATCCAGAAGAAGCTTCGAGAGTCGAACATTGCGAAGAACGACGAGAAGGACATCGCCTGCGAGGAGTCCACCGGTGAGTTCAAGATCGAGTGTGAGAAAACGACCATCACCGATCCTCCCGTCGCAGACATCGCTCCCAAGGAACAGACCACCATCACTGACGTCAAAGTGGACTCCAGAGACTTATCGATAACAGTGAAAACCTCGATTACGACGAAAGCGGAATCCTCGAGCACTGTGAAGCTCGATTTTAATCGCATCGACGAATATAAGTCGACTGATAAAGAGATTATTAAGACGGAGGAGCTTAAGAAACCTAGACCGCTTGCTAGCAAGGATATCTGTGATACTGAAGCTCAAAGTAGATCACCCAGCAGGGAGCAGCGAAAGAAGAGCCCAAGTAAGAAGGAGAATGAGAGGCGGATCAGCGAACGTGGCAAGGAGAAGAGGGACAAGAAATTCGACGACAGAGATAGAGGCGACAGAAGGGACAGCAGAGGTTCGAAGGACTACGCTGAGAGTAGGAGGAGGTCCAGCCCTTCGAGCAATCGCAACAGGAGGAGAAGAAGTGTCAGTCCACGCACCTCTTGGGAGACGGAGAGGAGCAGAAGCGAAAGTCACAGTCGCAGCTGGAGCAGAAGTAGAAGTAAAAGCCCCAAAAGGAAGGATGACTCTGTTGCTTCATCGAGTAGGGACAAACGGCAGAGTAGAATCGATGAGGATAGATCTGGTAGGTCCAGGACAGACGATAGGAGAGAAAGGTCTACGAGAAGTCCTCCTCGATCCAACAGTGCCCCTTATAACAAAG ACCACTTCAAAAAGTATGGGTCCACCAAAGAGCGAGACGACTGGAGCAGAAGGAAATACGATTCCATGGAAAGGGACCGAGACAAAGAGGGAAGACCGTATGACCCAATGGAGGTACTAAGAGAGAGAAACACAGATCCTGAAAGGCACAGGGAAGGCAGGTTCCGCGATGAGGCTGAGAGATCGTTTTGGCCTTTCGAGTCGGAGAACGTGCTACGAGATGGGAACGAGTCGTTGGACTCTTACCCCAATGGCCAGGAGCTGGATCTCGATTATGAGGAGAAAGCGTACTATAGGGATGACAGTCTAGAAAGGGATATCATGGAGGGTCCTCTTCGTCAAATGTCAAAGTACAAACAGAG CAGGAGGAGTAGATCCACTACGAGAAGAGACAGGCAATGGGAGAAAGACAGGGAGCCAGCGGACTTGGAGAGGCACGGACATGGTCGAAGAGCAGAGAAGCTGCCACCGCCAAGAGGTCGTTCGCCACCTCGAGCAAGGCGCTCGCCACCCAGGGCACAGCACGACCGCTTCAGACGTAGCTCCAGATCACGATCGAGATCCTGGTCGAGGTCTAGATCACGTACGAGGTCAAGATCCAGGTCGAGAACGAGGTCTCGTTCTCGATCAACGTCTAGGTCCCGATTGATGCGATCGAGATCAAGATCAAGGTCGGGCTCGCGATCGAGGACCAGATCTACGTCTAGATCAAGGCTGAGGAGTCCGGACCATGGTCTGAGACTGATTGACCGATCACGGTCCTCCAG ATCGCCGTCCGTGGGGCGAGGCAGAGGCAGGGACAGCTCGAGGGAGAGGAAGGACGACGACATGAAGCTAGAGATCtgcggcgagaggggtagaCGCATAGAGACAATCGTCCAGTCCGTGTCTGGATTGTCTAGGGATCCGAACGCGTTAGACTCGGATATGCACATGAGCGACAATCTGGAGAGCGTGGCGAGTAGCTTCCAATATGCCAACGAGAACGCGGTTGCGAACGAGTACTACTACAGCGAGAATAACTTGACCTATCCGCCATGCATCGACGACTCAACAACGAGCTCTCCGAAACGGTTGTCCCTGGATGATAG ACTGGAGCTGGAGCTGGGGATCAAGAAGCAGCAAGACAGCGCAGGAGTATCAAACGAataccccgactccttcaatgCCAACGTTTGCTacccatcaccaccaccacagCAGCAGATGCTGTACCGTCAGCAACCCACGGTCTTACAA GTGGGCAATGTGTTGCAAGTGGTGCCAGCAGACTTCAACGGAGTCCCAGCGGTCCGTCGAGAGCCGACGAGTTCCGCGGCAGGTCCCATAGTGCGAGGTTCTAGCCAGGTTGTGCGCGTAGGTAATGTCCTGCAGGTAGTGCCGACGTCCTTGGACTGGAGTGGCGTACAACCGTCGCCAGTAGAGCAACCAGCAGCGATGATGTACCCCGCGACGGTCCCGCAGCCTTCTCCTATCCCTTCAGCCACGATATCTGTACCTGTTCCAGTCCCTGTCCCCATGCCAGTGCCAGTTCCAGCCGCTATAAGCACACCCACGCCAGTGTCCACCTTATCTCCGGTCCCGTTACCCATCTCCGTCTCTGTCCCTGTGCCAGTCCCAGGCCCAGTTCCCATTCCCTCTGTTCCAGTGCCGCCGGCGACGTTCCCCAGACCGGAGGTAGCGCCTCCAA AAGCGCCAGCTCAGCCGGTGTATAACTACGAAGCTATCCTGGAGACTCGCCGCAAAGAGAGGGAAGAGCGCAAACGGTTACGCGAGATGAGGAGGAAGGAGAAGGAGCGCAGGCGAATAGAGAGGATCAACCGTCGCGCCCTTCAGCTGCTGGAGAAGAGCAACATGCGCCAGTCGGATAGCCAGCAGAAGAGCTTGGACTCGTCTGTCTTGAAGGCGCTCCGCGAGAGCGAGGAGCAGACTGAGGTTGAGGAGCAGCAGCCTGCTCCAGCGGTCGCTGAGAAGGAGGGAGTAGCGTCGACCTCTGCTTCATCGGCTCCGGCTGAGGAGGAGGACCCCGgtggcgacgaggacgaggaagaggaggaggaagaagagcctgaggtggaggaggatgaggaggacgaggaagaagcGGAGGACtatgaggaagaggaggaggatgaCGACGAGAAAGCTGCGTCGCGAGTGAACAGTCGACGGAACGAGGCGGAGGACGTTGCTGTCGCGTCGACGAGCGAAGCGAGCACGTCCCAAGTCGAAGCGGGGTCCAAGGAATGGCTGGACTTGCCGCCGGCGCCCTTGAAAGGAATTCTGGTTGCGCCAGGCTTCAG GAGATCCACGATCCCTAATGGCAACCTGGACGACCTGTCGACCCCAGAAAACGACAGCGAGGACTATACGGACAAGGAAGCCACCGAACTGGACAAGTACAGCGAGTCCATTAAGGACGAGGCCAACGACAGCAAGCCGGGCAAGTCGAGAGGCCTGTTCAAGGCAAAGACAAAATCCGGGAAGCTGGGTAAGAGGAAGCAGAGGAGTAAAAAGTCGGTTCAGTTCGCTGACGGAATCAAACCTGGGGAAGGCACCAGCCCCAGCGGGGGTGAAGGCGACATGCCCTCTCCTCCGCCTCCTACATCCGTCATCACCCGCGACGGTGTTCGCGAAATCCGAAGGTCCAGCTCGAGGAAGAGCAGGAAGCAGGAGAAAAGGACTAGACCTCCAAAAGCGAAGAAGAAAGTGAAG GTAAAGATCATAAAGCTGAAGAAGCCACGGGTCACCCCGTTAACAGCGATGATGATGGACGACTCTGACGAATTGGACGACCGTTCACCGCCTCCGCCGCCCCCCGGATCACCGCCACCCCCGCACCAATGGCCCAGCTACCTTTCCGCGTACAATTCCACGATGCGTCCTAGCGAGCCCCAAGCGACGCCGGCGACAGCGTCGAGCACTGTTCAGGCCCCGCCTCCGCCCACGCCGTTGCCTCTTCTAGTTCCTCCCCCGCCTCTCAACTACACGATACAGCCTTGCAGCAAGGCGTAA